In the genome of Natronorubrum sediminis, one region contains:
- a CDS encoding precorrin-3B C(17)-methyltransferase — MSTENASSDTGGTPDDHGTLYVVGIGPGLPDHMTAKAKQVIESSEVVIASSLYQEFLRDDGTLLPEEETDEDGIAVRDDGFEQEIVRSTMGRQIELARAAFDYVREGKDVAHVSGGDPSVYGKSDLIFKMAEEEDATDVPIEIVPGITAALGGSANVGAPLCNDFCTISLSDKWRGWDEIEEKLRAAAISDFVIVLYNCWRNYEQAVEIVREERTDDAFVAIVNDAGREDAGRNGESEFVTTLGEAADHDDKVSGMGTSLIIGNHETETWRNDDRTYLVTPRGGRDVDDF, encoded by the coding sequence ATGAGCACCGAGAACGCGAGTTCCGATACAGGAGGGACCCCCGACGACCACGGCACCCTCTACGTCGTTGGCATCGGGCCCGGCCTCCCAGATCACATGACCGCGAAGGCAAAGCAGGTCATCGAATCCTCGGAGGTCGTCATCGCCTCGAGTCTCTACCAGGAGTTCCTGCGCGATGACGGGACCCTGCTGCCGGAGGAAGAGACGGACGAGGACGGGATTGCAGTCCGGGACGACGGTTTCGAACAGGAAATCGTCCGCTCGACGATGGGTCGGCAGATCGAACTCGCCCGCGCGGCGTTCGACTACGTCCGTGAGGGGAAAGATGTCGCCCACGTTTCGGGCGGCGACCCATCCGTCTACGGCAAGTCGGACCTCATCTTCAAGATGGCCGAGGAGGAGGACGCGACGGACGTGCCGATCGAGATCGTCCCCGGAATCACGGCGGCACTAGGCGGCTCAGCCAACGTCGGCGCGCCACTGTGCAACGATTTCTGTACGATCTCGCTGTCGGACAAGTGGCGCGGCTGGGACGAGATCGAGGAGAAGCTTCGCGCAGCCGCCATCTCCGATTTCGTGATCGTCCTCTACAACTGCTGGCGAAACTACGAACAGGCCGTCGAGATCGTGAGAGAAGAACGAACCGACGACGCCTTCGTAGCCATCGTCAACGACGCCGGCCGGGAAGACGCCGGCCGCAACGGCGAGAGCGAGTTCGTCACCACCCTCGGCGAGGCCGCCGACCACGACGACAAGGTCTCCGGGATGGGCACCTCGCTGATCATCGGCAACCACGAGACCGAAACCTGGCGCAACGACGACCGAACGTACCTCGTCACCCCCCGCGGCGGGCGTGACGTCGACGACTTCTGA
- the cbiG gene encoding cobalt-precorrin 5A hydrolase, whose protein sequence is MSSGTKNTDETDDSSTDSGGHCSTADSDGEVAEEIAIISFGRKMETAEEIEAEIGDRYEAIDIIEYHGTVFEEHWGEYDCFIGLMASGIAMRKTAHLLDDKWEDPAICVVDEELTWAIPITGGHHGANQVAQDLATMGAIPAMTTASEAAGKQGVESRAKAMDTHVVNGDSTVKTNLAVLDDNLGPVERLEGPKAVLVGDDVTVLKRNMQDGIVIGTGSVSGASTESFVAAWEEALEQTDYDFSDVEFVGTATRKEEEEGLLEAAQELDLGVVAFDKETLLEHEGPTPSKSKELIGWPGVSEASAIAGSAEQELVLEKIGYENEVTVAIGR, encoded by the coding sequence ATGAGTTCAGGAACGAAGAATACGGACGAGACGGACGACTCGAGCACTGACTCCGGCGGCCACTGTTCGACGGCCGATTCGGACGGTGAAGTCGCAGAAGAGATCGCGATCATCTCCTTCGGGCGGAAGATGGAGACCGCCGAGGAGATCGAGGCCGAAATCGGCGATCGCTACGAAGCGATCGACATTATCGAATACCACGGGACGGTGTTCGAGGAGCACTGGGGCGAGTACGACTGCTTCATCGGCCTCATGGCCTCGGGGATCGCGATGCGAAAGACGGCCCATCTGCTCGACGACAAGTGGGAGGACCCCGCGATCTGCGTCGTCGACGAGGAACTCACGTGGGCCATCCCGATCACGGGCGGCCACCACGGTGCAAATCAGGTCGCACAGGATCTGGCGACGATGGGCGCGATTCCGGCGATGACGACCGCGAGCGAGGCCGCGGGCAAGCAGGGCGTCGAGTCCCGCGCGAAGGCGATGGACACCCACGTCGTCAACGGCGATTCGACGGTGAAGACGAACCTCGCCGTGTTGGACGACAATCTGGGTCCCGTGGAGCGACTCGAGGGCCCCAAGGCCGTTCTCGTCGGCGACGACGTGACGGTCCTCAAGCGCAACATGCAGGATGGAATCGTCATCGGCACCGGCAGCGTCTCCGGCGCGAGCACGGAGTCGTTCGTCGCAGCCTGGGAGGAAGCACTCGAGCAAACGGACTACGACTTCTCAGACGTCGAGTTCGTCGGCACCGCGACCCGGAAAGAAGAGGAGGAAGGGTTGCTCGAGGCCGCCCAGGAACTCGACCTCGGCGTGGTCGCCTTCGACAAGGAAACGCTCCTCGAGCACGAGGGGCCGACGCCTTCGAAATCGAAGGAGCTGATCGGCTGGCCAGGCGTCTCGGAGGCGAGCGCGATTGCGGGGAGTGCCGAACAAGAACTGGTCCTCGAGAAGATCGGTTACGAAAACGAGGTTACGGTGGCGATTGGCCGATGA
- a CDS encoding cobalt-precorrin-4/precorrin-4 C(11)-methyltransferase, whose product MTETTTNDDAARPVATDGGDDPQQAIDAQGERRREELDDRIFEHNAGDEQEGIPFVGAGPGNPRLLTVAGKELLERADLVVHAGSLVNSKLLEEYCAHAELVNSVGKDLEELIPLMRDAYEDGENVVRLHSGDPAIYGAALEQMDALEHEDVPTYFVPGVTSAFAASATLRTQLTLNEVSNHVAFTRPQGKTLTEEEDHISDFVGMGDVTSCIYLGTHAVRDTMDRLLEDGHDPETPVGVIYHASWPDEDVIVGTVGTIADKVEEAGYRASAMVVIGDAVTGAGYERSFLYGDWANRGSSGNSGENTSEPEASDD is encoded by the coding sequence ATGACGGAGACAACTACGAACGACGACGCTGCGAGACCGGTTGCAACGGATGGAGGCGACGACCCCCAGCAGGCGATCGACGCCCAGGGCGAACGTCGCCGCGAGGAACTGGACGACCGAATTTTCGAACACAACGCCGGCGACGAACAGGAGGGAATCCCCTTCGTCGGCGCTGGCCCCGGCAACCCGCGGCTGCTGACGGTCGCCGGAAAAGAACTGCTCGAGAGAGCAGACCTCGTCGTTCACGCCGGTTCGCTGGTCAACAGTAAGTTGCTCGAGGAGTACTGCGCCCACGCGGAACTCGTGAACTCGGTGGGCAAGGACCTCGAGGAACTGATCCCGCTGATGCGGGACGCCTACGAAGACGGCGAGAACGTGGTCCGCCTGCACAGCGGCGATCCCGCGATTTACGGCGCTGCACTCGAGCAGATGGACGCCCTCGAGCATGAGGACGTCCCGACATACTTCGTGCCTGGCGTGACGTCTGCGTTTGCGGCGAGCGCGACGCTGCGAACCCAACTGACGCTGAACGAGGTCTCGAATCACGTCGCGTTCACCCGGCCACAGGGCAAGACCCTGACCGAGGAGGAAGACCACATCTCCGACTTCGTCGGGATGGGCGACGTGACGAGTTGTATCTACCTCGGCACCCACGCCGTTCGCGATACGATGGATCGCCTGCTCGAGGACGGCCACGACCCCGAAACGCCGGTCGGCGTGATCTACCACGCCTCCTGGCCCGACGAGGACGTCATCGTCGGAACAGTCGGCACTATTGCAGATAAGGTAGAGGAGGCTGGCTATCGGGCCTCGGCGATGGTGGTTATCGGTGATGCAGTCACGGGTGCCGGTTACGAGCGGTCGTTCCTCTACGGAGATTGGGCGAATCGAGGCTCCTCGGGGAATTCGGGCGAGAATACGAGCGAACCGGAGGCGAGCGATGACTGA
- a CDS encoding cobalt-factor II C(20)-methyltransferase has protein sequence MTLYGVGLGPGESDLVTVRGKQVLEDCDIVYSPGRLSRSVALEHVDESKIGDLDFPMTKDEEKLRAAWKKAAAEIAPNAREGDVAFVTLGDPNVYSTFGHLRRTIDAFHPDVELEIVPGVSAVTAFATAMGVEIEAGAGLSLREAANGHSPTGPDRMICFKVTDAPATHEGLLEAGYDVTYGRRLFMEQGETLVTDDPEEIDERDYYTLAYAVKEDLEVEQATAAFETEAESSEHGASEDESTASEEPLADGGAVVTEEIAEGCTHGDCGGH, from the coding sequence GTGACGCTCTACGGCGTCGGACTTGGCCCCGGCGAATCCGACCTCGTGACCGTTCGCGGGAAGCAGGTGCTCGAGGACTGTGATATCGTCTACTCGCCGGGTCGCCTCTCGCGAAGCGTCGCCCTTGAGCACGTCGACGAGTCGAAAATTGGGGACCTCGACTTCCCGATGACGAAAGACGAAGAGAAGCTTCGCGCGGCGTGGAAGAAGGCTGCGGCCGAAATCGCCCCGAACGCACGGGAGGGTGACGTCGCCTTCGTCACGCTGGGCGATCCGAACGTCTACTCGACCTTCGGGCACCTGCGCCGGACGATCGACGCGTTCCATCCCGATGTAGAACTCGAGATCGTCCCTGGGGTCAGTGCGGTGACGGCCTTCGCGACCGCGATGGGCGTCGAGATCGAAGCCGGTGCGGGACTTTCCCTTCGCGAGGCCGCGAACGGCCACAGCCCGACGGGGCCGGATCGCATGATCTGCTTCAAGGTCACCGACGCGCCGGCGACCCACGAGGGGCTCCTCGAAGCGGGCTACGACGTGACCTACGGCCGTCGACTGTTCATGGAACAAGGCGAGACCCTCGTCACCGACGATCCAGAGGAGATCGACGAACGCGATTACTACACGCTCGCCTACGCCGTAAAGGAGGATCTCGAGGTCGAGCAGGCGACGGCTGCCTTCGAGACGGAGGCCGAAAGCAGCGAGCATGGCGCGAGCGAGGACGAATCGACGGCGAGCGAGGAGCCGTTGGCAGACGGCGGAGCAGTAGTGACGGAAGAAATCGCCGAGGGTTGCACCCACGGCGACTGCGGAGGCCACTGA
- the cbiT gene encoding precorrin-6Y C5,15-methyltransferase (decarboxylating) subunit CbiT: protein MPPIALPHDAKAGPTKPEVRAVVHSKLALEDGDHFAEVGSCTGAITIDAARRAGEVTALERKAERLETTEKNLAANEESLQADVELRNEEAPTGLPDDADALFLGGSRNFEAVLDHAVDTEVDRIVMNVSRLEVAGKATEAFREREILEEVVQFQVSHGYELAGATSFNSENPVYMLVGSATTDSDGETEAEQRGDEK from the coding sequence ATGCCACCCATCGCGCTCCCACACGACGCGAAGGCCGGGCCCACCAAGCCTGAGGTCCGCGCCGTCGTCCACTCGAAGCTCGCACTCGAGGACGGCGATCACTTCGCGGAGGTCGGCTCCTGTACGGGAGCCATCACGATCGACGCCGCACGCCGAGCCGGAGAAGTGACGGCACTCGAGCGAAAGGCAGAACGACTCGAGACGACGGAGAAGAACCTCGCAGCGAACGAGGAGTCCCTTCAAGCGGACGTCGAATTACGAAACGAGGAAGCACCGACTGGGCTGCCAGACGACGCCGACGCCCTCTTTCTCGGCGGCAGCCGAAACTTCGAGGCCGTTCTCGATCACGCCGTCGACACCGAGGTCGACCGAATCGTGATGAACGTCTCGCGACTCGAGGTCGCGGGGAAGGCGACGGAAGCCTTTCGCGAGCGAGAGATCCTCGAGGAAGTCGTCCAGTTTCAGGTGAGTCACGGCTACGAACTCGCCGGTGCGACGAGCTTTAATTCCGAGAATCCAGTGTACATGCTGGTCGGAAGCGCGACGACGGATTCGGACGGCGAGACGGAAGCCGAGCAGCGAGGTGATGAGAAGTGA
- a CDS encoding ferritin family protein: MPIDYSNREKSYELYRKGKREGTWDPDHYDLEADKEDWEQFSEAEQNRFLATCAGFYDGEEDVTRTLAPYMMALDALDNDEMPFDTVQEEMYLAQQVYEEAKHTDLFSRYFEEVFGTQNTDPYREGGYQEHGYSTDNLYDTADELLAAINSGDQQELVYSLGEAYLNYMGIVEAQLARGGYLSFDQMIDLKAKEMGREIVLESFQESIGKVRQDETRHIENGRWVMKQLAIAEPDIVHDVYEPRIEEYVENRLLAAAPMEMPFEGYDQAKIGKQTTQYLQDTIDYIGRERFEEYSDVKQVVQTARAAD; the protein is encoded by the coding sequence ATGCCAATTGATTACAGTAACCGTGAGAAGTCCTACGAACTGTACCGAAAGGGCAAACGGGAGGGAACCTGGGACCCGGATCACTACGATCTCGAGGCCGACAAGGAAGACTGGGAGCAGTTTAGCGAAGCAGAACAGAACCGGTTCCTGGCGACCTGTGCCGGGTTTTACGACGGTGAAGAGGACGTCACGCGAACGCTCGCACCGTACATGATGGCACTCGACGCACTCGACAACGACGAGATGCCCTTCGACACCGTCCAAGAGGAGATGTATCTGGCCCAGCAGGTCTACGAGGAGGCCAAACACACGGACCTGTTCAGTCGCTACTTCGAGGAGGTCTTCGGGACGCAGAATACCGATCCCTACCGCGAAGGGGGCTACCAGGAACACGGATACAGCACGGACAACTTGTACGATACCGCAGACGAACTGCTGGCAGCGATCAACAGTGGCGACCAGCAGGAACTGGTCTACTCACTCGGCGAAGCCTACCTGAACTACATGGGCATCGTCGAGGCGCAACTCGCTCGCGGCGGCTACCTCTCGTTCGACCAAATGATCGACTTGAAAGCCAAAGAGATGGGCCGGGAAATCGTCCTCGAGTCGTTCCAGGAATCGATCGGAAAGGTCCGACAGGACGAGACGCGTCACATCGAGAACGGGCGCTGGGTGATGAAACAACTCGCCATCGCCGAACCCGACATCGTCCACGACGTCTACGAGCCCCGGATCGAGGAGTACGTCGAGAACCGCCTCCTCGCTGCGGCTCCGATGGAGATGCCCTTCGAGGGCTACGATCAGGCGAAAATCGGCAAGCAGACGACGCAGTACCTGCAGGATACGATCGACTACATCGGTCGCGAGCGCTTCGAGGAGTACAGCGACGTCAAGCAGGTCGTGCAGACGGCACGCGCCGCGGACTGA
- a CDS encoding cobyrinic acid a,c-diamide synthase, protein MNGFVLGGVSSGVGKTVATLSIVQALEDAGYSVQPAKAGPDFIDSSHHEAIAGRPSRTLDLWLCGEDGLKRNYQRGEGDICVVEGVMGLYDGDGSSTAMVAEALDVPVVLVVDAKAGMESVAATALGFQRYAKTIGRDVEVAGIVAQRAHGGRHEQGIRDALPDDLEFFGRIPPNPDLEIPDRHLGLEMGEEAALPREALREAAETLEAERLAAMASEPAPPDTPSEPKPWVDARVAVAGDAAFCFRYPATLERFRERAELVTFSPVAGDSVPECDGVYLPGGYPELHAAELESAGTLSELGRRASEGLPVLGECGGLMAMGQSLTTAEGDHHEMAGILPADVTMHERYQALDHVELEASTGTLTAPAGETIRGHEFHYSSAAVDGDARFAFETVRGDGIDGEHDGLLEYDSLGTYVHVHPESGAFDRFLEQLDA, encoded by the coding sequence ATGAACGGATTCGTCCTCGGCGGTGTCAGCTCTGGTGTCGGGAAAACGGTCGCGACGCTCTCTATCGTCCAGGCGCTCGAGGACGCGGGCTATTCGGTCCAGCCGGCGAAAGCCGGACCGGATTTCATCGACTCGAGCCACCACGAGGCGATCGCGGGACGCCCCTCACGCACGCTCGACCTGTGGCTCTGTGGCGAGGACGGTCTTAAGCGGAACTACCAGCGCGGCGAGGGAGACATTTGTGTCGTCGAGGGCGTGATGGGACTGTACGACGGCGACGGCTCGAGTACGGCGATGGTCGCCGAGGCGCTCGACGTTCCCGTCGTGCTCGTCGTCGACGCGAAGGCGGGCATGGAGAGCGTGGCTGCGACGGCGCTGGGGTTCCAGCGCTACGCCAAGACGATCGGTCGCGACGTCGAGGTTGCCGGCATCGTCGCCCAGCGCGCTCACGGTGGTCGCCACGAACAAGGGATTCGTGACGCGCTTCCGGACGATCTCGAGTTCTTCGGACGCATCCCGCCGAACCCCGACCTCGAGATTCCGGATCGGCATCTGGGTCTCGAGATGGGCGAGGAGGCCGCGCTGCCGCGAGAGGCACTCCGAGAGGCGGCGGAGACGCTCGAGGCCGAGCGACTGGCCGCGATGGCGAGCGAACCAGCCCCACCCGACACGCCCTCGGAACCGAAACCGTGGGTCGACGCGCGCGTCGCCGTCGCCGGCGACGCGGCCTTCTGCTTTCGGTATCCCGCGACGCTCGAGCGATTTCGCGAGCGAGCGGAACTTGTCACGTTCTCGCCGGTCGCGGGCGACTCGGTTCCCGAGTGTGACGGCGTCTATCTGCCCGGCGGGTATCCCGAACTCCACGCCGCGGAACTCGAGTCCGCGGGGACGCTCTCGGAACTCGGCCGGCGTGCGAGTGAGGGCCTCCCCGTTCTGGGCGAGTGTGGCGGGCTGATGGCGATGGGCCAGTCGCTGACGACGGCGGAAGGAGACCACCACGAGATGGCGGGCATTCTCCCCGCCGACGTGACCATGCACGAGCGCTATCAGGCGCTGGATCACGTCGAACTCGAGGCGAGTACGGGAACGCTGACTGCACCAGCAGGCGAGACGATTCGCGGTCACGAGTTCCACTACTCGAGTGCTGCCGTCGACGGCGATGCCCGCTTCGCGTTCGAAACGGTTCGCGGCGACGGTATCGACGGCGAACACGACGGGTTACTGGAGTACGATTCGCTGGGGACCTACGTTCACGTCCACCCCGAGAGCGGCGCGTTCGATCGGTTTCTCGAGCAACTCGACGCGTAA
- a CDS encoding DUF1802 family protein — MSDTETRTATTDARPALKERAGVVNALLEGTQTVLVRHPTLDPGTIDEPFALYPSYSHQEPTRYQSRYEHYYHRASTKPDAGIPIRAVAEVCEEHAVSSDDLGALARHYVYTPDGLRDKYDPDDDLRVLVLRVSELESPRFIEERGSYRGCRAWISLEEAVDVSLESATPVLDDATFSERTAAVRDALA, encoded by the coding sequence ATGAGCGACACGGAGACGCGGACCGCGACGACCGACGCGAGACCCGCACTGAAAGAGCGCGCCGGCGTCGTGAACGCCTTACTCGAGGGAACCCAGACAGTCCTCGTTCGCCACCCGACGCTCGATCCGGGAACGATCGACGAGCCGTTCGCGTTGTACCCATCCTACAGCCATCAGGAGCCGACTCGGTACCAGTCTCGGTACGAACACTACTACCACCGTGCGAGTACGAAACCGGACGCGGGAATCCCCATTCGAGCCGTCGCCGAGGTTTGCGAGGAGCACGCCGTCTCGAGTGATGACCTCGGGGCCCTCGCCAGACACTACGTCTACACCCCTGATGGCCTGCGAGACAAGTACGATCCGGACGACGACCTCCGCGTACTTGTGCTTCGAGTGAGCGAACTCGAGTCCCCTCGCTTCATCGAGGAACGGGGTAGCTATCGCGGCTGTCGGGCCTGGATCTCCCTCGAGGAGGCTGTCGACGTGTCCCTCGAGTCGGCAACGCCGGTGCTCGACGACGCGACGTTTTCGGAGCGAACGGCGGCTGTTCGCGACGCACTTGCCTAA
- a CDS encoding cobalt-precorrin-7 (C(5))-methyltransferase gives MSGEYDLESGPDPATFAAGTAEPDIDEGSDDPVYAVGVGPGNQEFLTPRGRRAIAEADVVVGFTTVVEFVEDLTDADLLTCGYKDEAEALETFGERVAAGESGTAVAMGDPNHSGYQFVGKVQDAVERCSTSPDSHARQNAVEQASTSPASQTQQDAVERCSTSPDSHARQDAVEQASTSPASQTQQDAAESSAPETPVRIVPGISSLQMAASRARTPMEDTEFVTLHKSGDLEADMDRLAGAVVAEGRHLLTLPRPYDRMPGDLAQFLLEEGADPELEALVLEKLTHEDETVHRFTLAELSEHAGGDGPEETPFSDLVVLAVRQPV, from the coding sequence ATGAGCGGCGAGTACGATCTCGAGTCGGGGCCGGACCCGGCAACGTTCGCGGCCGGGACGGCGGAGCCGGATATCGACGAGGGGAGCGACGACCCAGTCTACGCCGTGGGCGTCGGTCCTGGGAATCAGGAGTTCCTCACGCCTCGAGGACGACGAGCAATAGCTGAAGCGGACGTCGTCGTCGGCTTTACGACCGTCGTCGAGTTCGTCGAGGACCTGACGGACGCTGACCTGCTGACCTGTGGCTACAAGGACGAAGCGGAGGCCCTCGAGACCTTCGGTGAGCGCGTCGCAGCGGGCGAGTCGGGTACAGCCGTCGCAATGGGCGATCCAAACCACTCGGGCTACCAGTTCGTCGGAAAGGTCCAGGACGCCGTCGAGCGTTGCTCGACGAGCCCTGACTCGCACGCTCGTCAGAACGCCGTGGAACAAGCTTCCACGAGCCCTGCTTCGCAGACTCAGCAGGACGCCGTCGAGCGTTGCTCGACGAGCCCTGACTCGCACGCTCGTCAGGACGCCGTGGAACAAGCTTCCACGAGCCCTGCTTCGCAGACTCAGCAGGACGCCGCCGAGTCCAGCGCTCCCGAGACGCCCGTACGCATCGTTCCCGGCATCTCTTCGCTCCAGATGGCCGCCAGTCGGGCCCGAACGCCGATGGAAGACACCGAGTTCGTGACCTTACACAAGAGCGGCGACCTCGAGGCCGATATGGACCGGTTAGCCGGCGCTGTCGTGGCAGAGGGCCGGCACCTCCTCACGTTGCCCCGGCCCTACGATCGAATGCCCGGCGACCTCGCCCAGTTCCTCCTCGAGGAAGGGGCCGACCCGGAACTCGAGGCGCTGGTGCTCGAGAAGTTGACCCACGAGGACGAGACGGTTCATCGGTTTACGCTGGCGGAGCTGTCGGAACACGCGGGCGGGGACGGACCCGAGGAGACGCCGTTTTCCGATCTGGTCGTCCTTGCCGTTCGCCAGCCGGTGTAG
- a CDS encoding precorrin-8X methylmutase: MTDDERLESDGGQEYEREYADLGATTQNAMDIAETSMDIVRQFVPDETLGDRIRQKSVHSMGDIEFQHLIEFTGSDELGADEDAPVRAGARAVLAESTIVTDITMSKAGITGRGHDCEKRKAIGNGAELAKETGMTRTAASVLELDKQGVYDGSIAVIGNAPTAAFALADCIENGTRPAAVVATPVGFVKAEESRQRIREISEEYDVPAITNVGRRGGSGLAAALTNELIHVAKDVRTDELELELRADERTARNAGREDGEGA, translated from the coding sequence ATGACTGACGACGAGCGACTCGAGTCCGACGGCGGCCAGGAGTACGAGCGGGAGTACGCCGACCTCGGAGCCACGACGCAGAACGCGATGGATATCGCGGAGACAAGCATGGATATCGTCCGGCAGTTCGTCCCCGACGAGACGCTGGGCGACCGCATCCGCCAGAAGTCAGTCCACTCGATGGGCGACATCGAGTTCCAACACCTGATCGAGTTCACCGGCAGCGACGAGCTGGGGGCGGACGAAGACGCGCCAGTTCGTGCCGGCGCGAGGGCCGTCCTCGCGGAGTCGACTATCGTCACCGACATCACGATGTCCAAAGCCGGCATTACGGGGAGAGGCCACGACTGCGAGAAACGCAAAGCGATCGGAAACGGTGCCGAGTTGGCGAAGGAGACGGGAATGACCCGGACCGCTGCGTCGGTGCTCGAACTCGACAAGCAAGGCGTCTACGACGGCTCGATTGCGGTGATCGGCAACGCGCCGACGGCCGCGTTCGCGCTCGCGGACTGCATCGAAAACGGCACCAGACCCGCCGCCGTCGTCGCGACCCCCGTCGGCTTCGTCAAGGCCGAGGAGAGCCGCCAACGGATCCGCGAGATCAGCGAGGAGTACGACGTGCCAGCGATCACCAACGTCGGTCGCCGCGGTGGAAGCGGGCTCGCGGCCGCGCTGACGAACGAACTGATCCACGTCGCGAAGGACGTGCGGACGGACGAACTCGAGTTAGAGCTGAGGGCCGACGAACGGACCGCTCGGAACGCCGGACGGGAGGACGGCGAGGGCGCATGA